In Tsuneonella amylolytica, one genomic interval encodes:
- a CDS encoding M20 metallopeptidase family protein → MLHPDLLDSARSIADRIVSLRRAIHAEPEVGLQTPLTLAKVRAALAHLPLEWREGGTTTGAVATLKGGTEGRRVLLRGDMDGLPMTEETGLDFASTIPGRMHACGHDTHTAMLAGAAEILCARREGIAGEIQFMFQPGEEGFHGARHMLDDGLIDPLPEAAFALHIMPNARHGAVAARTGAMMASADEFDILMEGRGGHASMPHDAMDPVPGAAALVGALQAMVTRRFAVADAVVVTVTTIQCGTAHNVIPDRVRLAGTIRTLSKRHREKVHALIEEVTHATAAAYGLTAKFELRHGFPVTVNDARAIALARAVAGDLFGEGAWADMAAPSMGAEDFSYVLEKVPGAMVFLGVAAEGDDWRNCCSIHSTRMMVDEAALPRGAALLAGCALRFLERGWE, encoded by the coding sequence ATGCTCCATCCCGACCTCCTCGATTCGGCCCGCTCCATCGCCGACCGCATCGTTTCGCTGCGCCGCGCGATCCATGCCGAACCCGAAGTCGGCCTTCAGACGCCGCTGACGCTTGCCAAGGTGCGCGCCGCGCTCGCCCACCTGCCGCTCGAATGGCGCGAGGGCGGTACGACCACCGGGGCGGTGGCCACGCTCAAGGGGGGCACCGAGGGCCGCCGCGTGCTCCTGCGCGGCGACATGGACGGGTTGCCGATGACCGAGGAAACCGGGCTCGATTTCGCCTCGACCATTCCGGGCCGGATGCACGCCTGCGGGCACGATACCCATACCGCGATGCTCGCCGGCGCCGCCGAGATACTGTGCGCCCGCCGCGAGGGGATCGCCGGCGAGATCCAGTTCATGTTCCAACCGGGGGAGGAAGGCTTCCACGGCGCGCGCCACATGCTCGACGACGGGCTGATCGATCCGTTGCCCGAAGCCGCCTTCGCGCTCCACATCATGCCCAATGCGCGGCACGGCGCGGTGGCGGCCAGGACCGGGGCGATGATGGCCTCGGCCGACGAGTTCGACATCCTGATGGAGGGGCGGGGCGGCCACGCCTCGATGCCGCACGACGCGATGGACCCCGTGCCCGGCGCGGCCGCGCTGGTCGGCGCGCTGCAGGCGATGGTCACCCGCCGCTTCGCCGTGGCAGACGCGGTGGTAGTGACGGTGACCACGATCCAGTGCGGCACCGCGCACAACGTCATACCCGACCGGGTCCGGCTGGCCGGGACGATCCGCACCCTGTCGAAACGTCACCGCGAGAAGGTGCACGCCCTGATCGAGGAGGTCACTCACGCGACCGCTGCGGCGTACGGCCTGACGGCGAAGTTCGAACTGCGCCACGGGTTTCCGGTGACGGTCAACGATGCGCGCGCGATCGCCCTTGCCCGCGCGGTCGCCGGCGATCTGTTCGGCGAAGGTGCCTGGGCCGACATGGCGGCGCCGAGCATGGGGGCCGAAGACTTCTCCTACGTCCTTGAAAAGGTGCCGGGCGCGATGGTCTTCTTGGGCGTTGCGGCCGAAGGCGACGACTGGCGCAACTGCTGCTCCATCCATTCGACCCGCATGATGGTGGACGAGGCGGCACTGCCGCGCGGAGCCGCGCTGCTCGCCGGGTGCGCGCTGCGCTTCCTCGAGCGCGGCTGGGAGTAA
- a CDS encoding diacylglycerol/lipid kinase family protein, producing the protein MSTVFKVPAARAQAPGAPTGAGETASGPAPRVEGGPRIGVIYNPRSHRNRKLQQEVEALPGVSVAAPERRGELRGVLEGFAADGVTCIVVSGGDGTVRDVLTAGLPVFGDAWPALAVIPAGKTNALNADLGAPKDWTLKGILGALEAGNRAVRRPLIVRDRDGGGELAGFIFGAGVFTTAVAAGQDAHRLGAFDSLAVGATAVWGMVQALLGSDRNRWRRGERMAIRTGADRAPLPRSDRGDPARRTFILAMTVEQLPANIRPFADLEGMKLIALDYPTRSLLARAPAIARGWWPAHAERRGLHRCATDRIEIDLGDRFILDGEAFPAGSYEIVPGPALSFVVP; encoded by the coding sequence ATGTCAACCGTCTTCAAGGTCCCGGCCGCGCGCGCGCAGGCCCCCGGCGCTCCAACCGGAGCGGGCGAAACCGCGTCCGGTCCGGCCCCGCGCGTGGAGGGCGGGCCGCGCATCGGTGTGATCTACAACCCGCGCAGCCACCGCAATCGCAAGCTGCAGCAGGAAGTCGAGGCGCTGCCCGGCGTCAGCGTCGCGGCACCCGAGCGGCGCGGGGAACTGCGCGGCGTCCTCGAAGGCTTTGCCGCCGACGGCGTGACCTGCATTGTCGTGAGCGGAGGCGACGGCACCGTGCGCGACGTGCTGACCGCCGGCCTGCCCGTATTCGGCGATGCGTGGCCCGCGCTCGCGGTGATTCCGGCGGGCAAGACCAACGCGCTCAACGCCGACCTCGGTGCACCGAAGGACTGGACGCTGAAAGGTATCCTGGGTGCGCTGGAGGCGGGCAACCGCGCGGTTCGCCGGCCGCTGATCGTGCGCGACCGGGACGGCGGCGGCGAGCTCGCCGGTTTCATCTTCGGCGCGGGCGTGTTCACAACGGCGGTCGCCGCCGGGCAAGACGCCCACCGGCTGGGCGCGTTCGACAGCCTCGCAGTCGGCGCGACGGCGGTCTGGGGGATGGTGCAGGCGCTGCTGGGCAGCGATCGCAATCGCTGGCGGCGCGGCGAACGTATGGCGATCCGGACCGGCGCGGACCGCGCGCCCCTGCCGCGCAGCGACCGCGGCGATCCGGCCCGCCGTACCTTCATCCTCGCGATGACGGTCGAGCAGCTGCCCGCCAACATCCGCCCCTTTGCCGACCTCGAGGGCATGAAGCTCATCGCGCTCGACTATCCGACCCGCAGTCTGCTGGCGCGGGCGCCCGCGATCGCGCGGGGCTGGTGGCCGGCCCACGCAGAGCGGCGCGGACTCCACCGCTGCGCGACCGATCGCATCGAGATCGACCTCGGCGACCGGTTCATTCTCGACGGCGAGGCGTTCCCGGCCGGCTCGTACGAGATCGTGCCGGGCCCCGCGTTGTCGTTCGTCGTTCCGTGA
- a CDS encoding DUF2141 domain-containing protein gives MIAKTIRPIGILLAASALALGVASPAAAQYRNKISNDMSRCRGAGPAVMVTVDGVKASTGRVRAQVYRATEGDWLKKGRWLNRVEAPAKAGSMSFCLPVPANGSYAVAVRHDLDGDGETDLLGDGGAMSNNPSINIFNLGKPSVSKTGFAVNGVKSIRIAMRYR, from the coding sequence ATGATCGCCAAGACCATCCGCCCTATCGGCATTCTTCTCGCTGCGAGCGCACTCGCGCTCGGCGTCGCAAGCCCGGCCGCGGCGCAGTATCGCAACAAGATTTCCAACGACATGAGCCGTTGCCGCGGGGCCGGCCCGGCGGTCATGGTGACCGTCGACGGCGTCAAGGCGTCGACCGGGCGCGTGCGCGCGCAGGTCTACCGGGCGACCGAAGGCGACTGGCTGAAGAAGGGACGCTGGCTGAACCGTGTCGAGGCACCGGCCAAGGCTGGCTCCATGAGCTTCTGCCTGCCGGTGCCCGCCAACGGCAGCTACGCGGTCGCGGTGCGCCACGACCTCGACGGAGACGGCGAGACCGATCTTCTGGGCGACGGCGGCGCGATGTCGAACAACCCCTCGATCAACATCTTCAACCTCGGCAAGCCGAGCGTGAGCAAGACGGGGTTCGCGGTGAACGGCGTGAAGTCCATCCGTATCGCGATGCGTTACCGCTGA
- the rpe gene encoding ribulose-phosphate 3-epimerase, protein MARPLISPSILSADFARLGEEVRAIDAAGADWIHVDVMDGHFVPNLTIGPGVVKALRPHTDKPFDVHLMVSPVDTWLEAFADAGADIITVHPEAGPHVHRTVQAVKALGKKAGISLNPATPAKMLDYLIDEIDLVLIMSVNPGFGGQSFISSQLRKIEAVRKLIDKTGRDIHLEVDGGVDPVTARQCVDAGADVLVAGSATFRGGPDRYAANIAALKSSHEAGE, encoded by the coding sequence ATGGCGCGCCCGTTGATCTCCCCCTCCATCCTGTCGGCCGACTTCGCGCGGCTGGGCGAGGAAGTGCGCGCCATCGACGCGGCCGGGGCGGACTGGATTCACGTCGACGTGATGGACGGGCATTTCGTGCCCAACCTCACGATCGGGCCGGGCGTGGTAAAGGCGCTGCGCCCGCATACCGACAAGCCGTTCGACGTGCACCTGATGGTGAGCCCGGTGGACACCTGGCTGGAGGCGTTCGCCGATGCCGGTGCCGACATCATCACCGTCCACCCGGAAGCGGGCCCACACGTCCACCGGACCGTGCAGGCGGTGAAGGCGCTGGGCAAGAAGGCCGGCATCAGCCTCAACCCGGCGACGCCCGCCAAGATGCTCGACTACCTGATCGACGAGATCGACCTCGTCCTGATCATGAGCGTCAATCCAGGCTTCGGCGGACAGAGCTTCATTTCCAGCCAGCTTCGCAAGATCGAGGCGGTCCGCAAGTTGATCGACAAGACGGGGCGGGACATCCATCTCGAGGTCGACGGCGGGGTCGATCCCGTCACCGCACGGCAGTGCGTCGATGCCGGGGCCGACGTCCTGGTCGCGGGGTCGGCCACCTTCCGCGGCGGGCCGGACCGCTACGCCGCCAACATCGCTGCGCTGAAGAGTTCGCACGAGGCGGGCGAGTAG
- a CDS encoding heparinase II/III family protein, translating into MATAEDVRTASRADGQARSRALPLGSAGEPHVLLPGDDAPETVIEPGRALALADFSAPSVGAGEALIRLAYRMGVSGATLARPFGKPARPRLLGTVDSPLVGDRAAGVALRAGHFLVHGVKAPIAQMDFQPVAKLTPPFERTVHGFTWMRDLAACGPREQCTATAERVLAAWLKANHRPGKSARKGAAWSVENAGLRLLGWLVHAPLILSGDAALRTRTLAAMEETARWLDRNIGKAGDRLAEVAGWTGIVAAGLLLPDGKPRRLFGEAGLVRALGELVAEDGGVLSRSPLAQMEAIGLLTELKACYAAVRRDPPPAIEAMLGLLVPPLLALLHGDGGLGNWQGAGAVGADRIAALVSASGVRTRPLKDARQWGYQRATGGKAVLQFDAAPPPLAKHARSGCASTLAFELSHGPQRIVVNCGGAAFAGGQVPVRIEQGLRATAAHSTLALDDANSTAVLLHGKLGAGVGEVEIDRKTLSLKDGTATRLEASHDGYVPRHGLAHRRILILRDDGSELRGEDLLVPAGKGGGKRGKIGFAIRFHIGPGIELGLSDDGKGAGLALPDGSYWQFRLGKLDEGVSLSVEESLWVDGQGRPQPIQQLVIQGMTPRSGGSFAWLFKKMG; encoded by the coding sequence GTGGCGACGGCCGAGGACGTCCGCACCGCTTCGCGCGCCGACGGACAGGCCCGGTCCCGCGCGCTGCCGCTCGGTTCCGCAGGCGAACCGCATGTGCTTTTGCCCGGAGACGATGCACCCGAAACCGTGATCGAGCCCGGCCGTGCGCTGGCGCTGGCCGATTTCTCCGCGCCATCGGTGGGTGCGGGCGAGGCGCTGATACGCCTCGCCTACCGCATGGGGGTATCCGGTGCGACGCTCGCCCGCCCGTTCGGCAAGCCTGCACGCCCGCGCCTGCTGGGCACCGTCGACAGCCCGCTCGTCGGCGACCGGGCCGCCGGCGTGGCGTTGCGGGCGGGGCACTTCCTCGTCCACGGAGTGAAGGCGCCCATCGCGCAGATGGACTTCCAGCCGGTCGCCAAACTGACCCCGCCGTTCGAGCGGACGGTGCACGGGTTCACCTGGATGCGCGATCTTGCCGCCTGCGGTCCGCGCGAACAGTGCACGGCGACCGCCGAGCGCGTGCTGGCTGCCTGGCTCAAGGCCAACCACCGCCCGGGCAAGAGCGCGCGCAAGGGCGCTGCGTGGAGCGTGGAGAACGCCGGCCTGCGCCTGCTCGGCTGGCTGGTGCACGCGCCGCTCATCCTGTCGGGCGACGCGGCGCTGCGCACGCGCACGCTCGCCGCGATGGAGGAAACCGCGCGCTGGCTCGACCGCAATATCGGCAAGGCCGGCGACCGGCTGGCCGAAGTCGCCGGCTGGACCGGGATCGTCGCTGCCGGCCTGCTGCTGCCCGATGGCAAGCCGCGCCGGCTGTTCGGCGAAGCGGGCCTCGTCCGGGCGCTGGGCGAACTGGTCGCCGAGGACGGCGGGGTGCTGTCGCGCAGCCCGCTCGCCCAGATGGAGGCGATCGGCCTCCTGACCGAACTCAAGGCCTGCTACGCCGCCGTCCGCCGCGACCCTCCGCCGGCGATCGAGGCGATGCTGGGCCTGCTCGTACCGCCGCTGCTCGCGCTGCTCCACGGCGACGGGGGTCTGGGCAACTGGCAGGGCGCGGGTGCGGTCGGGGCCGACCGGATCGCTGCGCTGGTGAGTGCGAGCGGCGTTCGGACCCGCCCTCTCAAGGATGCCCGGCAGTGGGGCTACCAGCGCGCCACCGGGGGGAAGGCGGTGTTGCAGTTCGACGCGGCCCCGCCGCCGCTGGCGAAGCACGCACGCTCGGGTTGCGCGAGCACGCTGGCCTTCGAGCTGAGCCATGGACCGCAGCGGATCGTCGTCAACTGCGGCGGTGCGGCGTTCGCGGGCGGACAGGTTCCGGTCCGCATCGAACAGGGCCTGCGCGCGACGGCGGCCCACTCCACCCTTGCGCTCGACGATGCCAACTCCACCGCCGTCCTCCTCCACGGCAAGCTTGGCGCCGGGGTCGGCGAGGTGGAGATCGACCGCAAGACGCTTTCCTTGAAGGACGGCACCGCCACCCGGCTGGAGGCGAGCCACGACGGTTACGTCCCGCGCCACGGGCTTGCCCACCGCCGCATCCTCATCCTGCGCGACGACGGCAGCGAGCTGCGCGGCGAAGACCTGCTGGTGCCGGCGGGCAAGGGCGGGGGCAAGCGCGGCAAGATCGGCTTCGCCATCCGCTTCCACATCGGTCCGGGCATCGAGCTCGGCCTGTCGGACGATGGCAAGGGTGCGGGCCTCGCACTGCCCGACGGCAGCTACTGGCAGTTCCGCCTCGGCAAGCTGGACGAGGGCGTGTCGCTGTCGGTCGAGGAAAGCCTGTGGGTCGATGGGCAGGGACGCCCGCAGCCGATCCAGCAACTCGTGATACAGGGTATGACCCCGAGGAGCGGCGGCAGCTTCGCCTGGCTCTTCAAGAAAATGGGATAG
- the purH gene encoding bifunctional phosphoribosylaminoimidazolecarboxamide formyltransferase/IMP cyclohydrolase, translated as MTDVTIRRALLSVSDKEGLAALGSTLADAGVELVSTGGTAKALRDCGLEVRDVSDLTGFPEMMDGRVKTLHPMVHGGLLAVRDDPEHAAAMDAHDIGAIDLVVVNLYPFEATVARGADRDEIIENIDIGGPSMVRSAAKNHRYVTIVTDPADYDELIAELGAHDGATTLDFRKRLAAKAFGATAAYDSMISQWFAFADQQQQFPDLLAVNGRRVTELRYGENPHQKAALYMPVGPHGSGIAQASQLQGKELSYNNYADADAALELVAEFAGQDPAVVIVKHANPCGVAQRPTLLEAWREALACDDVSAFGGIVAVNTVLDGPTAEAICEIFTEVVVAPDADDDAKAAFAKKKNLRLLLASDLPDPRRGGLAIKPITGGLLVQTRDNGAITEADLTVVTQRQPTAQELKDCLFAWTVARHVKSNAIVYARDGATAGIGAGQMNRRDSSRIAAMKSAEAAQKFGWDQPRTVGSAVASDAFFPFADGLLAAAEAGATAVIQPGGSIRDEDVIKAADEAGLAMVFTGMRHFRH; from the coding sequence GTGACCGATGTGACCATCAGGCGGGCGCTGCTTTCGGTGTCCGACAAGGAAGGGCTTGCAGCGCTCGGCAGCACGCTGGCCGACGCGGGTGTCGAGCTGGTCTCTACCGGCGGCACCGCCAAGGCGCTGCGTGACTGCGGGCTGGAAGTGCGCGACGTGAGCGACCTCACCGGCTTTCCCGAGATGATGGACGGACGGGTGAAGACGCTGCATCCTATGGTCCACGGCGGCCTGCTGGCCGTGCGCGACGATCCCGAACACGCCGCCGCGATGGACGCGCACGACATCGGCGCGATCGACCTGGTGGTCGTCAATCTCTACCCATTCGAGGCGACGGTCGCGCGCGGGGCCGACCGCGACGAGATCATCGAGAACATCGATATCGGCGGGCCGAGCATGGTGCGTTCGGCGGCGAAGAACCACCGCTACGTGACCATCGTGACCGATCCTGCCGACTACGACGAGCTGATCGCCGAACTCGGCGCGCACGACGGCGCCACCACGCTTGATTTCAGGAAGCGGCTGGCGGCCAAGGCATTCGGCGCGACCGCTGCCTACGACAGCATGATCAGCCAGTGGTTCGCCTTCGCCGACCAGCAGCAGCAATTTCCCGACCTCCTCGCTGTCAACGGCCGCCGGGTCACCGAACTCCGCTACGGCGAGAACCCTCATCAGAAGGCCGCGCTCTATATGCCGGTGGGCCCGCACGGTTCGGGCATCGCGCAGGCGAGCCAGCTGCAGGGCAAGGAACTGTCCTACAACAACTATGCCGACGCCGACGCCGCGCTGGAACTCGTCGCCGAGTTCGCCGGACAAGACCCCGCGGTGGTGATCGTCAAGCACGCCAACCCGTGCGGCGTTGCGCAGCGGCCGACCCTGCTCGAGGCATGGCGCGAGGCGCTCGCCTGCGACGACGTGTCGGCGTTCGGCGGGATCGTCGCGGTCAACACGGTCCTCGACGGCCCGACGGCGGAGGCGATCTGCGAGATCTTCACCGAAGTCGTCGTCGCTCCCGATGCGGACGACGATGCCAAGGCGGCGTTCGCCAAGAAGAAGAACCTGCGGCTGCTCCTGGCCAGCGATCTGCCGGATCCGCGTCGCGGCGGTCTGGCGATAAAGCCGATCACCGGCGGACTACTGGTCCAGACCCGCGACAACGGGGCGATCACCGAAGCGGACCTGACGGTCGTGACGCAGCGCCAGCCGACGGCGCAGGAACTGAAGGACTGCCTCTTCGCCTGGACCGTGGCGCGCCATGTGAAGTCCAACGCGATCGTCTATGCCAGGGACGGGGCGACGGCCGGTATCGGCGCGGGTCAGATGAACCGCCGCGATTCGTCACGCATCGCGGCGATGAAATCGGCAGAGGCGGCGCAGAAATTCGGCTGGGACCAGCCGCGCACGGTCGGCAGCGCCGTCGCTTCGGACGCGTTCTTCCCGTTCGCCGACGGATTGCTGGCCGCAGCCGAAGCCGGGGCGACCGCGGTCATCCAGCCGGGCGGATCGATCCGCGACGAGGACGTGATCAAGGCCGCCGACGAGGCGGGCTTGGCGATGGTGTTTACCGGGATGCGCCACTTTCGGCATTGA
- the msrA gene encoding peptide-methionine (S)-S-oxide reductase MsrA → MKCFTLAIAAAGLALGGCQQSAFAPEITVAAPQAQRTAKESGLKTAVFAGGCFWGVEAVFSHVKGVRSAVSGYAGGTKRQANYDLVSSGVTDHAEAVKVTYDPSVVRYDQLLRIYFSVIADPTLKNRQGPDTGAQYRTALFPVGTEQAAVAKAYIAQLSAAKVYKRPIVTTIEGGAFFPAETYHQDFAQKNPNHPYIRTWDAPKVAALKSMYPGVWKTGFTTG, encoded by the coding sequence ATGAAATGCTTCACGCTCGCCATCGCCGCCGCCGGTCTTGCGCTGGGCGGTTGCCAGCAGTCCGCTTTCGCCCCGGAAATCACCGTCGCCGCGCCGCAGGCGCAGCGCACCGCGAAGGAAAGCGGCCTGAAGACCGCCGTCTTTGCAGGCGGCTGTTTCTGGGGCGTGGAGGCGGTGTTCAGCCATGTGAAGGGCGTGAGGAGCGCGGTCAGCGGTTATGCCGGTGGCACCAAACGGCAGGCGAACTACGATCTGGTCTCGAGCGGGGTGACCGACCACGCCGAGGCGGTGAAGGTGACGTACGACCCCAGCGTGGTGCGCTACGACCAGTTGCTGCGGATCTATTTCTCGGTCATCGCCGATCCCACGCTCAAGAACCGGCAGGGGCCGGACACCGGCGCGCAGTACCGCACTGCGTTGTTCCCGGTCGGCACGGAGCAGGCGGCGGTCGCCAAAGCCTACATCGCGCAGCTTTCGGCAGCGAAGGTCTACAAGCGGCCGATCGTCACCACGATCGAGGGCGGTGCGTTCTTCCCGGCCGAAACCTACCATCAGGATTTCGCGCAGAAGAACCCCAACCATCCCTACATCCGCACGTGGGACGCGCCCAAGGTCGCGGCGCTCAAGTCGATGTATCCGGGCGTTTGGAAGACCGGTTTCACCACCGGCTGA
- a CDS encoding Fur family transcriptional regulator, which yields MAGHHHHNEHSGHDLIHAAQDALTKAGEQWTELRADVFAALSTHASPASAYDIADQVSAQRGKRIAPNSIYRILDLFVANNLAMRVESSNAYLANSHPGCLHDCIFLVCDECGEATHIDNDAVSKTVRGLAEAADFKAERPVIEIRGLCAECR from the coding sequence ATGGCAGGCCATCACCATCACAACGAGCACTCGGGGCACGACCTCATCCACGCCGCCCAGGACGCGCTGACCAAGGCGGGCGAGCAGTGGACCGAATTGCGCGCCGACGTGTTCGCCGCGCTGAGTACGCACGCGAGCCCCGCCAGCGCCTACGACATCGCCGATCAGGTGTCGGCCCAGCGCGGCAAGCGCATCGCGCCCAATTCGATCTACCGCATCCTCGACCTGTTCGTGGCCAACAACCTCGCCATGCGGGTGGAATCGTCTAACGCCTATCTCGCCAACAGCCACCCCGGCTGCCTGCATGACTGCATTTTTCTGGTGTGCGACGAATGCGGCGAGGCGACCCATATCGACAACGATGCGGTGTCGAAGACCGTCCGCGGCCTCGCCGAAGCGGCGGACTTCAAGGCCGAGCGACCGGTAATCGAAATACGCGGCCTTTGCGCTGAGTGCCGCTGA
- the dxs gene encoding 1-deoxy-D-xylulose-5-phosphate synthase: protein MTTRPDTPLLDTVDTPADLRKLKPEQLRQLSDELRAEMIDAVGSTGGHLGSGLGVVELTTAIHYVFDTPTDKLVWDVGHQAYPHKILTGRRDRIRTLRQGGGLSGFTKRSESEYDPFGAAHSSTSISAALGFAMANKLQGRPGRGIAVIGDGAMSAGMAYEAMNNAEQAGNRLVVILNDNDMSIAPPVGGLSAYLARMVSSSEYLGLRSLASRLSKKLSRKVHNSLEKAEEYARGMVTGGTMFEELGFYYVGPIDGHNLDHLVPVLENVRDSEQGPILVHVVTKKGKGYAPAENSADKYHGVQKFDVITGEQKKSAGGPPAYQNVFGDTLAKLAETDPRICAITAAMPSGTGVDRFAKAHPDKAFDVGIAEQHAVTFAAGLAAEGMRPFCAIYSTFLQRAFDQVVHDVAIQNLPVRFAIDRAGLVGADGATHAGSFDVTYLATLPNMVVMAAADEAELVHMTYTAACHDSGPIAFRYPRGGGIGIDLPDTPQLLEIGKGRVVREGTKVAILSLGTRLAEALKAADQLEAKGLSTTVADLRFAKPLDTDLIDRLMRTHEVVVTVEEAAIGGLGAHVLTHASDEGLLDGGLKIRTMRLPDVFQDHDDPAKQYDEAGLNAPHIVDTVLKALRHNSAGVEEARA, encoded by the coding sequence ATGACGACCCGCCCCGATACGCCCCTGCTCGACACCGTCGACACCCCCGCAGACCTCCGCAAGCTCAAGCCCGAGCAGCTTCGCCAGCTGTCCGACGAATTGCGCGCGGAGATGATCGACGCCGTCGGCAGCACCGGCGGGCACTTGGGCTCCGGTCTCGGCGTGGTCGAGCTGACGACCGCGATCCATTATGTCTTCGACACGCCGACCGACAAGCTGGTGTGGGACGTCGGGCACCAGGCCTATCCGCACAAGATCCTGACCGGCCGTAGGGATCGCATCCGGACCCTGCGCCAGGGCGGCGGCCTGTCGGGCTTCACCAAGCGCAGCGAAAGCGAATACGATCCGTTCGGCGCGGCGCATTCCAGCACCTCGATTTCCGCTGCGCTCGGCTTCGCCATGGCGAACAAGCTGCAGGGTCGCCCGGGCAGGGGCATCGCGGTGATCGGGGACGGCGCGATGAGCGCCGGCATGGCCTACGAGGCGATGAACAATGCCGAACAGGCGGGCAACCGGCTGGTGGTGATCCTCAACGACAACGACATGTCGATCGCGCCCCCGGTGGGCGGGCTCTCGGCCTATCTCGCGCGGATGGTCTCGAGCAGCGAATATCTCGGCCTGCGCAGCCTCGCCTCGCGCCTGTCCAAGAAGCTCAGCCGCAAGGTGCACAACAGCCTGGAAAAGGCCGAAGAGTACGCGCGGGGAATGGTGACCGGCGGGACGATGTTCGAGGAACTGGGCTTCTACTACGTCGGCCCGATCGACGGGCACAACCTCGATCACCTCGTGCCGGTGCTGGAAAACGTGCGCGACAGCGAGCAGGGCCCGATCCTGGTCCACGTGGTGACCAAGAAGGGCAAGGGATACGCCCCGGCGGAGAACAGCGCCGACAAGTACCACGGCGTGCAGAAGTTCGACGTCATCACCGGCGAACAGAAGAAGAGCGCGGGCGGGCCGCCGGCCTACCAGAACGTGTTCGGCGACACCCTCGCCAAGCTCGCCGAAACCGACCCGCGCATCTGCGCGATTACCGCCGCGATGCCGAGCGGGACGGGCGTCGACCGCTTCGCCAAGGCGCATCCCGACAAGGCGTTCGACGTCGGCATCGCCGAACAGCACGCGGTGACCTTCGCCGCCGGCCTCGCCGCGGAAGGCATGCGCCCGTTCTGCGCGATCTATTCGACCTTCCTCCAGCGCGCGTTCGACCAGGTGGTCCACGACGTGGCGATACAGAACCTGCCCGTCCGCTTCGCGATCGACCGCGCCGGTCTGGTCGGCGCGGACGGCGCGACCCACGCAGGTTCGTTCGACGTGACCTATCTCGCGACGCTGCCCAACATGGTCGTGATGGCCGCGGCGGACGAGGCGGAGCTGGTTCACATGACCTATACCGCCGCTTGCCATGACAGCGGCCCCATCGCCTTCCGTTACCCACGCGGGGGCGGCATCGGGATCGACCTGCCGGACACCCCACAGCTGCTCGAGATCGGCAAGGGCCGGGTGGTGCGCGAAGGGACGAAGGTGGCAATCCTGTCGCTCGGCACGCGCCTCGCCGAAGCGCTGAAGGCCGCGGACCAATTGGAGGCGAAGGGCCTGAGCACGACCGTCGCCGACCTGCGTTTCGCCAAGCCGCTCGACACCGACCTGATCGATCGCCTCATGCGCACTCACGAGGTCGTCGTGACCGTGGAGGAGGCCGCCATCGGCGGCCTCGGCGCGCACGTGCTGACGCATGCCAGCGATGAAGGGTTGCTGGATGGTGGCTTGAAGATCCGCACGATGCGCCTGCCCGACGTGTTCCAGGACCACGACGATCCGGCGAAGCAGTACGACGAAGCCGGTCTCAACGCCCCGCACATCGTCGATACGGTGCTGAAGGCGCTGCGCCACAACTCGGCGGGTGTCGAGGAAGCGCGGGCGTGA
- a CDS encoding NnrU family protein — MDPALQSLIAASIAFVGTHFALSHPLRAPLVRVAGEKGFLLVYSLVAFATFGWMVLAFRAAPPADLGANSGDIGWAVATVLTLPALLLFLGSLRGNPALPAPGANKLAAQEPHGVFRVTRHPMMWGFALWAVSHLSIEWSVRTTIVAAAILVLALVGARLQDRKKERLMGPAWTDWEARTSYWPRLSALPQAGAMLWLVATVLWLAITWAHIGAAGVPAGMWRWTD, encoded by the coding sequence ATGGACCCCGCCCTTCAGTCGCTGATCGCCGCCAGCATCGCGTTCGTCGGCACGCATTTCGCCCTGTCGCACCCCTTGCGCGCGCCGCTCGTGCGCGTGGCGGGCGAGAAGGGCTTCCTGCTCGTCTATTCGCTGGTCGCCTTCGCCACGTTCGGGTGGATGGTGCTCGCCTTCCGCGCCGCGCCGCCGGCCGATCTCGGCGCGAACAGCGGAGACATCGGCTGGGCCGTCGCGACCGTGCTGACGCTCCCCGCGCTGCTTCTCTTCCTCGGCTCGCTGCGGGGCAACCCTGCGCTGCCCGCTCCCGGCGCGAACAAGCTGGCGGCACAGGAGCCGCACGGCGTGTTTCGCGTCACCCGGCACCCGATGATGTGGGGCTTCGCGCTGTGGGCCGTTTCCCACCTCTCCATCGAATGGAGCGTGCGGACGACCATCGTCGCGGCCGCGATACTCGTCCTCGCGCTCGTCGGAGCGCGGCTGCAGGATCGCAAGAAGGAGCGGCTGATGGGCCCGGCGTGGACCGATTGGGAAGCCAGGACCAGCTACTGGCCCCGCCTCTCCGCGCTGCCTCAAGCGGGCGCCATGCTGTGGCTGGTGGCGACGGTCCTGTGGCTCGCGATCACCTGGGCGCATATCGGCGCGGCGGGCGTCCCGGCAGGAATGTGGCGGTGGACTGACTAG